A window from bacterium encodes these proteins:
- a CDS encoding BamA/TamA family outer membrane protein, translated as MIRRLGFVIAIVMFMGLASGVYAQEVALRKQLTKRLPIEKIVIEGNTAFSEKVLKSKLYSNEDGFWQGVKLMRVNRYTKASYARDRVLLEYFYKSEGYDDAKVEIELRPAKNPEKIIVQIKIKEGVRYRVGKLELTGDIGAEEYPISVVTHPIRAGTYFNTFAINDAKNAVKTIFANKGYPYAVITMTVNKDTVNAVANLTLNVVRNQLVLFGNLVVDTNLITQPRVFHREITFKRDDVYSRDKYFESQQRLIRTGLFNFVTLELPDSMSSLDSLQPNFYVRAVERPPRYAGFGVGAGQDKDAGIALNALGRFGDRNIGGSARKIGLSVTTSFTMKDSLIVRPNFQFSYTEPYFFRIRMPLILTFEYEPRATSNLSNYRVRSFSFDATAIREFSLKTKLSTSLNYEEVNLDTAGQEVDAETRQSAGININRRIILLLERDARPIQSRFNPSSGSYTSYRFEYVGGILGGDNDFIKFVWNWSKYNQWNSTTNYATRLRFGYVNEFGTSDDVPILERFYLGGAYTIRGFPENEFGPQAIVVDEDDDTSMVFVGGEAIAMLNLEIRKQLVGKLWGSYFIDTGIIASKLREVDFHRAAVTTGVGVQFMSPVGPIRLDYGHRIGINDIHAGGHFHIGILYAF; from the coding sequence ATGATTCGAAGACTGGGATTTGTCATCGCGATCGTGATGTTCATGGGGCTCGCGAGCGGAGTCTACGCACAGGAAGTCGCTTTGCGCAAGCAACTCACCAAACGTCTGCCGATTGAGAAGATTGTCATCGAAGGCAACACGGCGTTCAGCGAGAAGGTGCTTAAAAGCAAGCTATACTCGAATGAAGACGGATTCTGGCAGGGCGTGAAGTTGATGCGGGTTAACCGCTATACCAAGGCCAGCTACGCCCGCGATCGGGTGCTCTTGGAGTACTTCTATAAGAGTGAAGGGTATGATGACGCCAAAGTAGAGATAGAACTGCGACCGGCGAAAAACCCGGAAAAGATTATTGTTCAAATCAAGATCAAAGAGGGTGTGCGCTATCGAGTCGGTAAGCTCGAATTGACCGGAGATATTGGTGCAGAAGAGTATCCAATATCGGTGGTGACGCATCCGATTCGCGCCGGAACGTATTTCAATACTTTTGCCATTAACGACGCCAAGAACGCAGTCAAGACGATTTTCGCGAACAAGGGTTACCCTTACGCCGTAATCACCATGACAGTTAACAAAGACACGGTGAACGCAGTTGCCAATTTGACTCTCAACGTCGTTCGAAATCAGCTCGTTCTTTTCGGTAATCTTGTAGTCGATACCAACCTGATCACGCAGCCGCGAGTGTTTCATCGCGAGATTACTTTTAAGCGTGATGATGTTTACTCGCGCGACAAGTACTTCGAGTCGCAACAGCGTTTGATCCGCACCGGTCTGTTCAATTTCGTGACGTTGGAGCTTCCCGATTCGATGAGCAGTCTTGACAGCCTGCAGCCCAACTTTTATGTACGGGCAGTTGAGCGTCCGCCGCGCTATGCGGGATTCGGCGTCGGCGCCGGGCAGGACAAAGACGCAGGCATTGCGTTGAATGCGTTGGGACGATTTGGCGACCGAAACATCGGAGGGAGTGCAAGGAAGATTGGATTGTCGGTAACGACATCGTTCACGATGAAAGATTCGTTGATTGTCCGGCCAAACTTTCAGTTTTCGTACACCGAACCTTACTTTTTCAGAATTCGGATGCCGCTGATTCTGACATTCGAGTATGAGCCGCGAGCGACTTCGAATCTCAGCAATTACCGCGTTCGTTCTTTCAGCTTTGACGCGACAGCGATCAGGGAGTTTTCGCTAAAGACCAAGCTGTCAACGTCCTTGAACTACGAGGAAGTTAATCTTGACACGGCGGGACAAGAAGTCGATGCGGAAACCCGACAAAGTGCCGGTATAAATATCAATCGCAGAATCATTCTGTTGCTTGAACGAGACGCGAGACCGATACAAAGCCGATTCAATCCGTCGAGCGGATCGTATACGAGTTATCGGTTCGAATATGTCGGCGGCATTTTGGGCGGCGACAATGACTTCATCAAGTTCGTGTGGAATTGGTCAAAGTACAACCAGTGGAACTCTACAACGAATTATGCAACGAGGCTACGTTTTGGATATGTAAATGAGTTTGGCACGTCCGATGATGTCCCCATTCTTGAAAGATTCTATCTAGGCGGAGCCTATACAATTCGCGGATTCCCCGAAAACGAATTTGGTCCGCAGGCAATCGTGGTTGATGAAGACGATGACACGTCGATGGTCTTCGTCGGTGGTGAGGCGATTGCCATGCTCAATCTTGAGATCCGCAAGCAGCTGGTTGGTAAACTGTGGGGTTCGTATTTCATTGACACCGGCATTATCGCCTCGAAATTGCGCGAAGTCGACTTTCACCGAGCGGCCGTGACCACCGGAGTTGGTGTGCAGTTTATGAGCCCGGTTGGTCCCATTCGACTTGACTATGGGCATCGTATCGGGATAAATGACATTCACGCCGGAGGGCATTTCCACATCGGGATATTGTATGCATTCTAA
- a CDS encoding gamma-glutamyl-gamma-aminobutyrate hydrolase family protein produces the protein MSKPLIGVVLALTPEDHEFRALPAYRFEFLKQHYYEAIEAAGGVTVAIPLSEHLEFVDRYCEIVDGLFFVGGDDVHPELYGEKIDPLCKPQMPRRDHFEVALMKAAYTKQKPILGVCRGSQIMNVAFGGSLHQDLSYRNAASNHSQVGELDFTTRHVVQVVPDTLLHRLTGKSSFETNTAHHQGVNRLGNGLTVSAVSGDGVIEAVEAEGFTLGVQWHPEAWGQDEISRSIFRGFCEAAARK, from the coding sequence ATGAGCAAGCCGCTTATTGGAGTGGTTCTGGCGCTCACGCCAGAAGATCACGAGTTTAGGGCGTTGCCCGCGTATCGATTCGAGTTTCTCAAGCAGCATTACTATGAAGCAATCGAAGCAGCAGGCGGCGTCACCGTGGCGATTCCATTGTCTGAGCATCTCGAGTTTGTCGATCGCTACTGCGAGATTGTCGACGGGTTGTTCTTCGTCGGCGGTGATGATGTGCACCCGGAGTTGTATGGTGAGAAGATTGATCCGCTGTGTAAACCGCAGATGCCGAGGCGCGACCATTTCGAGGTGGCGTTGATGAAAGCTGCGTATACAAAACAAAAGCCGATTCTTGGTGTCTGCCGGGGATCCCAAATCATGAATGTCGCGTTTGGCGGGTCGCTCCATCAGGACTTGTCCTACCGCAACGCCGCCAGCAATCACTCACAGGTTGGCGAGTTGGACTTCACGACCAGACATGTTGTACAAGTCGTGCCGGATACGCTGCTTCATCGATTGACGGGCAAGTCCAGCTTCGAGACAAATACGGCGCACCACCAGGGAGTTAACCGTTTAGGGAATGGTTTGACCGTTTCGGCGGTTTCAGGGGACGGTGTGATTGAGGCGGTAGAGGCCGAAGGATTCACTTTGGGCGTCCAATGGCACCCGGAGGCTTGGGGACAAGATGAGATCAGCCGAAGTATATTTAGGGGCTTCTGCGAGGCGGCTGCCAGAAAATAG
- a CDS encoding rod shape-determining protein encodes MSIFSRFSNDIGIDLGTANTLVFVRGQGIVLNEPSVVAVEVSTGKILAIGSEARRMLGRTPGEITAIRPLKDGVIADFEITERLLSDFIRRVVRHKFLMKPRVVICVPSGITEVEKRAVRDSAENAGARDVYLIQEPMAAAIGVGLPVDQPSGIMIIDIGGGTSEIAVIALSGIVNNTSIRIAGDEMNDAIVTYAKKNFNLLIGELTAEEIKIKIGSAFELEREETIEIKGRDLVAGVPKNIKITSTQIREALSEPISSIIDAVRLSLEQTPPELASDILDRGIVLTGGGALLRGLDKRIRQETNLPVIVADDPLTCVARGTGYVLENMQKFEKVLMRSRRD; translated from the coding sequence ATGTCGATATTTAGTAGATTTTCAAATGATATAGGAATCGATCTCGGGACCGCCAATACGCTGGTATTCGTGCGGGGACAGGGGATCGTGCTCAATGAACCGTCCGTTGTAGCTGTCGAAGTTTCCACCGGCAAGATTCTCGCCATTGGCTCAGAAGCTCGCCGGATGCTGGGCAGGACACCGGGCGAGATTACTGCAATTCGTCCGCTCAAAGACGGTGTAATTGCCGATTTCGAAATTACCGAGCGTCTGCTTTCCGATTTCATCCGCCGGGTGGTTCGCCATAAATTCCTGATGAAGCCGCGTGTTGTGATTTGCGTGCCCTCTGGCATCACCGAAGTCGAAAAACGCGCAGTGCGCGACTCGGCTGAAAACGCCGGAGCGCGCGATGTTTATTTGATTCAAGAGCCAATGGCGGCTGCGATTGGCGTGGGTCTGCCGGTTGATCAGCCTTCGGGCATCATGATCATCGATATCGGCGGTGGAACCTCTGAAATCGCGGTTATCGCGCTGAGCGGTATCGTCAATAACACTTCGATTCGAATTGCCGGTGACGAGATGAACGATGCGATAGTCACCTACGCCAAGAAGAATTTCAACCTGCTTATCGGCGAGTTGACTGCTGAAGAGATCAAAATCAAGATCGGGTCGGCGTTCGAGTTGGAGCGCGAAGAGACCATAGAAATCAAGGGGCGCGACTTGGTTGCAGGTGTGCCAAAGAATATCAAGATTACCTCGACGCAGATTAGGGAGGCTCTCTCCGAGCCGATTTCCTCTATTATTGATGCCGTCCGACTTTCGCTCGAACAGACACCTCCGGAACTGGCTTCGGATATTCTTGACCGGGGTATTGTCTTAACCGGAGGCGGTGCGCTTCTGCGCGGACTGGACAAACGTATCCGCCAAGAGACGAACTTGCCGGTGATTGTCGCAGATGACCCGCTGACTTGCGTAGCTCGCGGAACGGGGTATGTCCTCGAGAATATGCAGAAGTTCGAAAAAGTCCTGATGCGTAGCCGCCGCGACTAA
- the rnr gene encoding ribonuclease R yields MKKFESIVLAGINQPGFRPLKIREFAKFLGISEKDYGDFRRTVKDMIHNGKLAKMRGGKIGRDVAVRDTVVGKFTMTKSGRAFVVPEAGGDDIAIGDWGLDTALHGDKVEVRLLPQKRDMRLSGEIVKVIERVDRDIVGKYFQSRFHSFVLPDDQRLKIEIRVDPPKGTPLRDGTKVVVHLMEWIDPKDYPRGKILHILGMAGDKDVDILSTIYKFRLPMGFSPSVVEEAESIPGEIPESEVRRRLDLRKVVTFTIDPEDAKDHDDAISIEETKEGFRLGVHIADVSHYVRTASKLDKEARSRTASAYLVDRVLPMLPERLSNDLCSLKEKVDRLTMSAMIDLDNSGNVIRYKLHESVIRSCAKLSYEQVQHYIDSGEGLEKQKKVAATIPIIHKLAKLLILKREQQGSIDFDLPEYKVFVDEMGLVSKITKRERKMSNRIIEEFMLLANKLVAQEMLSKNIPTLYRVHPPPNEEKLANFTEFARSFGHTVSFGSPPKPKFIAEFIKSLEGRTEADLLNELLVRSMQKATYTPENIGHFGLAFPHYLHFTSPIRRYPDLIVHRILRQVLNGEFKSSQGGALKGSLERIGKHCTEQEMVIMEAERETISIKQAEYLSRQLGEIFEGVISGMLGFGFFVRLNDVGAEGMVRLASLEDDFYSIDVNRYLITGKRTGRKYHLGDKVRVQVATVSTENGQIDFRLIQDHIKPRVSAHSYRNRKRWR; encoded by the coding sequence ATGAAGAAGTTTGAATCAATAGTCCTGGCGGGGATTAACCAGCCGGGTTTTCGTCCGCTAAAAATCCGCGAGTTTGCCAAGTTCCTTGGGATTAGTGAAAAAGACTATGGCGACTTTCGCCGCACAGTCAAGGACATGATCCATAACGGCAAACTTGCCAAGATGCGGGGCGGCAAGATCGGAAGGGACGTCGCCGTTCGGGATACGGTTGTCGGCAAATTCACGATGACTAAATCGGGACGGGCTTTTGTCGTACCCGAAGCTGGCGGCGATGATATCGCAATTGGCGACTGGGGACTCGACACGGCTTTGCACGGTGACAAGGTCGAAGTTCGTTTGTTGCCGCAGAAACGCGATATGCGACTGAGCGGGGAGATTGTCAAAGTCATTGAGCGCGTCGACCGCGACATCGTCGGCAAGTATTTCCAAAGCCGGTTCCACTCGTTTGTGCTTCCGGATGATCAAAGGTTGAAGATAGAGATCCGTGTTGACCCGCCAAAGGGCACACCACTGCGAGATGGCACCAAGGTGGTTGTCCATTTGATGGAGTGGATTGATCCCAAGGATTATCCGCGCGGGAAGATTTTGCATATCCTCGGAATGGCGGGCGACAAGGATGTCGACATCTTGTCGACAATCTACAAGTTTCGTCTGCCGATGGGATTTTCACCAAGCGTGGTTGAGGAAGCCGAGTCAATTCCCGGTGAGATTCCGGAATCGGAAGTCAGACGACGCCTTGATCTGCGCAAGGTCGTGACTTTCACAATCGACCCTGAAGATGCCAAAGATCACGATGACGCCATTTCAATTGAAGAGACGAAAGAAGGATTTCGCCTTGGCGTGCATATTGCTGATGTCAGCCACTATGTGCGCACAGCGAGCAAGCTGGACAAGGAAGCGCGATCCCGCACGGCTTCGGCGTATTTGGTTGACCGCGTACTGCCGATGTTGCCGGAGCGATTGTCGAATGACCTGTGCTCACTGAAGGAAAAGGTCGACCGGTTGACGATGAGTGCGATGATCGATCTGGACAATTCGGGGAATGTGATCCGGTACAAGTTGCACGAGAGCGTGATTCGCTCCTGTGCGAAGCTGTCGTACGAACAAGTCCAGCACTACATCGATTCGGGCGAGGGGCTGGAAAAGCAGAAAAAAGTCGCCGCGACGATTCCGATCATACACAAGCTGGCAAAGCTGTTGATTCTGAAGCGCGAACAGCAGGGGTCGATTGACTTCGATCTGCCGGAGTACAAAGTCTTCGTCGACGAGATGGGGCTGGTTTCGAAGATCACCAAGCGTGAACGGAAGATGTCGAACCGGATCATTGAAGAGTTCATGCTCTTGGCGAACAAACTGGTGGCGCAGGAGATGTTATCTAAGAATATCCCCACGCTATATCGTGTGCATCCGCCGCCGAATGAGGAGAAGCTGGCGAACTTTACGGAGTTTGCGAGGAGTTTTGGGCACACGGTTTCGTTCGGTTCGCCGCCAAAGCCGAAGTTCATTGCCGAGTTTATCAAGAGCTTGGAAGGCCGTACCGAAGCTGATCTGCTTAACGAACTGCTGGTGCGGTCGATGCAAAAGGCGACTTACACACCTGAGAACATCGGGCACTTCGGTTTGGCGTTTCCGCACTATCTGCATTTCACCTCGCCGATTCGTCGTTATCCCGACTTGATCGTGCATCGAATTCTGCGGCAGGTTCTCAACGGCGAATTCAAGTCATCACAGGGCGGAGCGTTGAAGGGTTCGCTTGAGCGCATCGGCAAGCACTGCACTGAGCAGGAAATGGTGATTATGGAAGCCGAGCGCGAGACGATTTCGATCAAGCAAGCGGAGTACTTGTCGCGGCAACTGGGCGAGATTTTCGAGGGCGTTATCAGCGGGATGCTGGGATTCGGATTCTTTGTGCGCCTGAATGACGTCGGTGCTGAAGGGATGGTGCGATTGGCGAGTCTGGAAGACGATTTTTATTCGATTGATGTCAATCGCTATCTCATTACCGGCAAACGCACCGGACGCAAGTATCATCTTGGGGACAAGGT